A genomic region of Microtus ochrogaster isolate Prairie Vole_2 chromosome 15, MicOch1.0, whole genome shotgun sequence contains the following coding sequences:
- the Asb8 gene encoding ankyrin repeat and SOCS box protein 8 — protein sequence MSSSMWYIMQSIQSKYSLSERLIRTIAAIRSFPHDNVEDLIRGGADVNCTHGTLKPLHCACMVSDADCVELLLEKGAEVNALDGYNRTALHYAAEKDEACVEVLLEYGANPNALDGNRDTPLHWAAFKNNADCVRALLESGASVNALDYNNDTPLSWAAMKGNLESVSILLDYGAEVRVVNLKGQTPISRLVALLVRGLGAEKEDSCFELLHRAVGHFELRKNGTMPREVTKDQQLCEKLTLLCSAPGTLKTLARYAVRHSLGFQYLPNAVKGLPLPASLKEYLLLLE from the exons ATGAGTTCCAGTATGTGGTATATTATGCAGAGCATTCAGAGCAAATACTCCCTCTCAGAACGCCTGATCCGAACAATCGCTGCCATCCGCTCCTTCCCACATGACAACGTAGAGGACCTCATTAGAGGG GGAGCAGACGTGAACTGCACCCATGGCACACTGAAGCCCCTGCACTGTGCCTGCATGGTGTCGGATGCTGACTGTGTGGAGTTACTCCTGGAAAAGGGAGCAGAG gTCAATGCCTTGGATGGTTACAACCGAACAGCCCTCCACTATGCTGCAGAGAAAGATGAGGCTTGTGTGGAGGTCCTCTTGGAATATGGTGCAAACCCCAATGCACTGGATGGCAACAGAGACACCCCGCTTCACTGGGCAGCCTTTAAGAACAATGCTGACTGTGTGCGGGCTCTCCTAGAGAGTGGGGCCTCTGTCAATGCCTTGGATTACAACAATGACACACCACTCAGCTGGGCTGCCATGAAGGGAAATCTTGAGAGTGTCAGCATCCTTCTTGATTATGGCGCTGAGGTCAGAGTCGTCAACTTAAAAGGCCAGACACCCATCTCCCGCTTGGTGGCTCTGCTGGTTAGAGGACTTGGAGCCGAGAAAGAAGACTCCTGCTTCGAGCTCCTTCATAGAGCTGTTGGACACTTTGAGTTAAGGAAAAATGGCACCATGCCAAGAGAAGTGACCAAAGACCAGCAGCTGTGTGAAAAACTGACTCTGTTGTGCTCAGCACCAGGAACTCTTAAGACTCTTGCCCGCTATGCTGTACGCCATAGCCTGGGTTTCCAGTACCTGCCCAATGCGGTGAAGGGTCTTCCACTGCCAGCTTCTTTGAAGGAATACTTGTTACTCTTAGAATAG